The nucleotide sequence ATAACTCATATTATGTTTTGTGACCATAAACTTGCCTTCTCGTTTAAATCCCCAAGTGGGGGCCCATGAATTTTTCCTCCAGTGTACGGAGCACCCATTGGGAATCTTTCGACTAGCTGATGAACCATTAAATCATCTAATCCATGTTTTTCATAACTCATAAATGCACCTAAAGCTCCCAAAAAACCTTCATGGCGCAAAAACATAGCTTCTGCACCTCCTTTTGACCTAAGTCAACACATTGTTACCGACATTCAGGTAAACAAAAATTTTATAAACTTGTTGTGATGGAAAATGATTATAAATTCTTACCAAAATTTAATTGCAAAGGAAATGGTATCCATGGTATAGGCATGGCCCCTAATGAAAAACCCTCCAAAAAATATTCGCTTTATTCCGAGTTGCAAGGCAGTTAAATAAGATATCTGTATAAATAATGGGAAGTCGCTTTACGATACCGTTTTAGGCTATTTCCACCCATGTAAAAAAAACAATGAAGAACAAAAGTTGATGAAAAGAATAACTAACAAATATAGGATCACTTCTCAGGTGATTTAAGATGCTATTTTCAAGGTCTTATTTTAATTTCTCGAGTCGTGTCAGTGTTTATTTTCATACTAAAACAATGTCAATGTATATACCATACCTGCCCTATATTATATGATATCATACGAAGTAGAGATAGAGAAATATCTTCAGGTCTATAGTCTTCAATCTCCTTGTTCTCAGAAATCACCTTGCCAAAACTTGAAGCAATCGTTGATGCGGAAAGTCCAATCTGTAAATAAAACAGAAAATGAAGGTAACTACTTGGAAAAGTAAAAAGCCATAAAACTATGGGgtgtggggcgtgggttggggcggTGGATTGGGTTCAATGCCGGATACTCCACCCCGGGTTGGCGTTGTGGTCAGTGCTGCCCGCTTGGCGTGGGGTGCTGGCCTGGGGTGACGTGGCTGGCCATGGTTGGCTAGTCTTTGATGACCGTttggctagccgttggccaacggctatttaaaaaaaatttcttttaattatttcctatataaacctttcatttcttacTCATTTTTACCATCCAAAAATTGAAAAACCACTATCAAActccaaaaaaaatatatataaaatggaTTCTTCAAGCTGATTTGGTAATACATGTTTCGACACTTCCTAGATTCTCTccaatgaagatgaagatgattgattttttttttggtgatgtaatgtatttttttattgtagttattttatataaataaaatgtgTTTTTAAAATTACGTTACTAAATTCTATgattaatataaaaaaacaaaaaaaaaaaagaaaattaggTGCCACATGGCACCCCAGGCCCTTCCGCACCCCACTTTTTTGGGTGTGGACCGGTGGAGCCCACACCTGccacgtgtcgagcaatgcccccaacccaagcccctccacaccccatagtctAAACTTTTTTGCAACTACGAGTTGCATGAAAATGACATAACATAGAAATCTGCTACCTTTGAGTAATCTAATCCCCCATAAATGTCCCCCACAAGCATGTCTACAGAGCTATTATCTCCCCTTTGACTTAACTCCAGCAGTTCATCGAAACTGTAGAAAATAACtaatattattaaatattaattcaATATTATATAACTATTAATTTGTAGCATAGGTAGGCTTATTGTGATTGTACTTTATGCTTGAATGGTATTTTGTACAATTTAGACAAAAAATATAACTATTAATTTGTAACATAACTAGACTTAATGTGATTGTACTTGATGCTTTAATGGTGTTTTGTACACTTTAGACAAAAAGGCAAAGTGAAAAcattataaatttatatatacgtcgaaacgtagaacaacttgaatttataacaaaacgtacataaaaatatgcacgtaaaaatggtttctttaaacgaaaacgtattatatttgacctaactcgTCTATAAATAAAGTTTACATcggaatgtagaacaaatcatatttatacctaCCCgcacataaaatatgcacgtaaaaaataatttttaagtaaatgaagtataggggtaaaccgaaacaaaatattaataaaaaatttaataggttaaaaacattCATAAAACCGTGTCAAGTTttacgcccccgccgcaacgcgggggtacTTAATACTAGTTTCAATTTATTTTCGATCGTATATAAAAAATAGTCAAAAGATAAGACCAACCTTTTGCACTTGGTCAACAGTTTCCCTAATCCCCAGTATGTACCACCACCGACATTTGTCCCACTAACCCGTTGAAACTTCCCATCTCCATCCACCTACATGAACGCAATTTTTTAAAATTGATTACCGTAACTAAGAgctaaataaatttaaaaaaattaaaaagatcaTATGAGTGATAAAAATACCTTTATCAGGCTCACACCAGATCCAATATTAACAAGAAGATAAGGGTACATATCATTATGGTCTATCTGCACAAACTCTTTATGACCTTCCTTATGAGTGAAAGCTTCATGGCGAATCGCCTGCATGAAGTCAACTtctttttaaaacttaattacaAGTATGACTGTATTAGTGTGGACTTAATTAATAAACCGACATACACAATTTACACAAAATAAAAATACCACCTTTAGCAAAAAATTTGCACCCGAAACAAGACAATTCATCTCATCTTCTTTGTCTATTACAACTCCAAGTTTTTCTTTAAATAAATCGGCAAACTTGTACGCCCCACCGCCTGTAGCCTTCGCACACATTCTAATTAGTCAATTGATACAAAGCGTGAATTCTTTAAATATGTAAACATGTAACTACAATGAATCAAGAACATGTATTATATATAGTATGTACCTTGATTACCGCATTGTCATTGTCTGGGATCGGACCaagaaaaaaaagttaaattaggtGTGAAGTTTAAGTGAAATGTATACAAGATACGTAACAAAAGAATTAAGAATCACACCTCCTCTATGAAGTTGCTTCGAGTGAATGAATTCTAAACATTCATTAATTTTAGTCGTTTCAAATTTCACAAAATGCAGCCGTCCTCCAAGAATTGGAAAACTCCTTCTGTTACCATTTGTAACACCAAATCTCTCCTTTGTTGACATTTTCCTCTTGTCATTGACTGCTCGATCCTCGTGTCTCGAAAAATAAACCAACTTGATAAGAGATCCTGTTACAAATTTAATAAAAAcagcaaaattttcaaaaacacttatcaaaatcacagaaaaataaaaattaataaaaagggtACTATTTAGTAATAAAAAAAATCGTATTAAAAGCACAAGAATGACCTCCAATGTCAAGTGCCAAATGAGAAATATCATCAGACTGATTAGGCAACAGAATAGTGGGGTCTCTTTCTTCAAAATTCCCTTGAATTGCTGCACCGCTAAGATCAAGCTGCGGTCTTGAACCCGATCGATGAATCGAATTCCCGACAGGCGGAGCCATATCTTTCTCTGTATCTTCTTTCTCACTTATGTTCTGTGCATCCTCATTTATATTGTCAATAGCTTGAGTATCTGATTGGTCCTCTTTTAAACTATCCATTGCTAAATTCAATGCTACCACCTTATTTCCACCTAACCACCTCCTAAACAGGTCAATGTCAAAATTGGGTTCCTCAATTTCATCGATACATAAACAGACAATTCTCAATTAATTCAATAAATGTTCAACTTATATAAGCATTTATAAAAATCAATACACAATTCATCATACCCACATGGAAATTAATAATCTAACAGTAAAGAGTAATTAATAATGGGCGCCTAAATTTGACTTTTCAGAAATATAAAAGAAAAATGAAGATTAACCCAAGAAAGCAACAAATTGTGCGGCGTTAAGTGAATGAATTTAATATTGAGCAAAGATTTATAAATGATAAAAGAAATCATACCCAGAAACACGTTTTGGGTGAACAACAAATCAGTAGTTGAGAATCTTGGATGATTTTGTTGTTGAAATCTTCAAGGGTATCGAAGCACTTCGCTTAACGCACGTATCTTCACAGTGGAGCAAGACTGACTTTGGGATTTTAGGATCTTGAAAAATCTGAATCTTTGAAGGGatataaaatataaaagaaaaaagaaatctAAAAGGGTAAATGACTGAAAGTCTGAAACAGATTGCGTAAACTACATAAATGGTACTCCGACTAATCCCAAGAGGCAACTTATGCTTTCATGCTTAACAAGGGTGAGCGGAGTTGGGGCGGTAAACTTACCCGGCACCGATTAAAGACCACCGCCAACCTTTTGCCAACAAAGCTTTACCATTTTTGGATTCAATTTCGGTGAACCTTCACCGATTCGGGGGAGAGAGATGGGTGTGTGGTGAGCCTCATcccttctcaaccaatcacacatttttccgtttttttttttttttttaaatagtttacctaaacccCATTAGGTAAACCACCGCCAACGTTTTTGAGCATTAGGTAAATATTTTAGGTGACTTGACATGGCACTATATGATTGGTTGAATTGGGAGTTTACCTAATACCGTTAGGTAACTACTCCCTTCACCCTAACCTGATTCCTATAATAAGATTTTTCGTGTGAAATAGTGAGTATAAAAACAACGTTACGAAAATTCACATCAAACTTATATAAAAATAACTCGCGTGGAACGTTGATATAAAAGCAAAACCCATAAAAATCACTTAACTAATAACTCGCGTGGAACGTTGATATAAAAGCGAAACCCATAAAAATCACTTaacaaaaaaattattaaaaacttTAAATGAtaactttattattattaaaattcgAAGGTTGTAGTGTAAACTGGTTAATGAAAAAGGAAAAAATTAACAAACTAAATTATAAAGGAGTGTAAACAAAAATTAAACTAAAGTGTAGGTAGGAAAATAAACCAACTAAATTGTGATGGGTGTAAACAAAAAATTATATTATACTAAAGTGGATGAtgtaaataaaaaaagaaaaacatatttcTATTAAAAATATGGGCCAAATGTTAAACTTTTCAAAGATGAAGGGATATAAAAGAACTAATAAGTAAAAGACAAAAATTCCACCATTCTTAAGCACCCTCTCttatttatgtttatatataaaatataaagtAAACTGTAATAATAACTAGTGGGTTACAGCCGCGATTCATGGCGGGGTGACCCGATTTTTGATTCGATATAGCAGTCGAAAGAGAAAGCTTACAAAATAAAGTTGTGGTAAGTACAAAAGTATgtcgacacgtgttttacatcgaccGGAAAACTCGATTACAAAAGTCCTGAGAAAGTTAAAGGGTTGTCAGTGTCAATGCTAAaagttgaaaaatacaaaaaaaaattatgtcgaaATATAAGTCAACTTAAGTTTATATcgacacgtaaataaaaataaagacgtaAAAGTCGATTAGAAAGTATTTAGAAAGTTAAGAGGTTGTAAGAGTCAACGCTGAAAATTAAAGGTTAaaagtaaagaaaaaaaaatcaccaACTACAAAAGTATTTAGAAAGTTAAAGGGTTGTCTGTGTGAGTACTGAAAGTtgagaaaacacaaaaaaaaatatgtcgaaacataaatcaacttaagtttatatcgacacgcaaataaaaataaagacgtaAAACTCGGTTAAGAAATATTTAGAAAGTTAAGGGGTAGTAAGAGCTAATACTGAAAGTtaaaggttaaaagtaaaaaaaaaaagataaaaagacAAAGTCAAagacccaaaaaaaaaaaaaaaaaaaaaaaaattattgtagCACTATTCATCCCAAtgtttcaaattaatacataTGAAACAATAAGGGGGCTGACCAGTCAGTATagtgcttaaccgttcagagacaaaCGTCTTACCAATTCAGATAAGAGGTTTTAATCATTCATCGGTATAATGCTTAACAATTCAGAGGCAAATATCTGAATCATTCAAATATCTGTTTGCGAAACAAACAGCCTGAACCATTATATGTTGAATCAGTAAAATGTTTGAACCATTAAAAACCCATTAAAAGATAAGCAAACAGTCTCTTACAACATATAGTACAACTTTTTTTCCTTTTATTACATTAGATTAGAAAATATCTtcttagttttattttatttactagtAAATGAAACCCCGCGCGTTACGGCGGGTGATAACTTGATTGGTTTCGGTATATAATAAACGACGATTTCGATGTATAAATATACGAaagagaaaaataaaaaaataataataaagtcgTAACTCTTTTGTTTGATTTTAGTTAGATAACTACATGTAACAACATTTCTTAtgaaaataaattaattaaatataagttaaataaaagaagaaaaaaaaaacattagatAATATAACTCTTAGTGCACTTGTTAtagcaaataaaaaaaacatcatAGTCGTGTACTCGATTGGTTTTGACGCTTATCATAGCAAACGAAAGAGAACAAAAATTACTACAATCTTGTACTCGGTCGGTTTAtaacaaatgaaaaaaaaaaacaatcaagaaAATATAGTCTTACTGAAACAATATGGTTTTCAAAAAAAAGGGGGAACGATTAGGTGAAGGGAGGAGGAAATTTTCCATAAGAGACAATGGTGGTGGGATTCGAACTCTAATTCCTATGACATTCATGTAGCTAACAACATGCTAACTGGACAGCCACCAAATTTGAATTAATGTTCCAAATTCAAAATTTATGAAGAAGACAAAAGAGGTGAAACGAAGGTCGGTAGCATCACCGACctttgtttttaatatatatataatatatgaattATGCATAATACTTCAAAGTTGTTTTTTTCTAAGATAtactagtttaagaacccgcgaGGTTCGCGGGTGGACTAAAACACAAATGAATAAGTTTAATTTATTGAACTAATCGTTTGAATTAAATAACCGTTCAAGTAATAATAAATTAGTAAACTACAATGAGACAAATAATTTAATATCTCGAGATACATGATGATGCAAATTTGTGTAATATTGTGTTTATGGAAGATAATGGATAGCGAATTATAAGTCAACGTactttttatttatgtataattTTAGGTTAATATTTAAGTGTGTGTATGAGTATACATGTTTTGTATTACGTTAACAAAAttgattaaaaaacaaaaaaaataaactttaaatGA is from Helianthus annuus cultivar XRQ/B chromosome 9, HanXRQr2.0-SUNRISE, whole genome shotgun sequence and encodes:
- the LOC110879806 gene encoding pantothenate kinase 2, producing the protein MDSLKEDQSDTQAIDNINEDAQNISEKEDTEKDMAPPVGNSIHRSGSRPQLDLSGAAIQGNFEERDPTILLPNQSDDISHLALDIGGSLIKLVYFSRHEDRAVNDKRKMSTKERFGVTNGNRRSFPILGGRLHFVKFETTKINECLEFIHSKQLHRGDNDNAVIKATGGGAYKFADLFKEKLGVVIDKEDEMNCLVSGANFLLKAIRHEAFTHKEGHKEFVQIDHNDMYPYLLVNIGSGVSLIKVDGDGKFQRVSGTNVGGGTYWGLGKLLTKCKSFDELLELSQRGDNSSVDMLVGDIYGGLDYSKIGLSASTIASSFGKVISENKEIEDYRPEDISLSLLRMISYNIGQISYLTALQLGIKRIFFGGFFIRGHAYTMDTISFAIKFWSKGGAEAMFLRHEGFLGALGAFMSYEKHGLDDLMVHQLVERFPMGAPYTGGKIHGPPLGDLNEKISWMEKFVRKGIKITAPVPMASPRTTGLGGFEAPSSKGDALRCDESNLNVGVLHLVPSLEVFPLLADPKTYEPNTIDLADPNELEYWFTVLSEHLPDLVDKAVASEGGTDDARRRGDAFARAFSAHLARLMEEPAAYGKLGLANLLELREECLREFNFFDAYSTIKQRENEASLAVLPDLLMELDSMSEETRLLTLIEGVLAANIFDWGSRACVDLYHKGTIIEIYRMSRKKMQRPWRVDDFDAFKERMGFGDKKPSFRHKRALLFVDNSGADVVLGMLPLARELLRRGTEVVLVGNSLPALNDVTAMELPEIVAEAAKHCDILRGAAEAGGLLMDAMSNPQDNPSEKLSSTPLMVVENGCGSPCIDLRQVSSELAAVAKDADLVILEGMGRALHTNYNARFKCDALKLAMVKNQRLAEKLIKGNIYDCVCRYEPAS